The DNA region ACCACTTTGAATGCCACCCGGTTTCGGATATTTAGCATTGGTATTCTCTTCTGTCCAGTAGTCTACATCTACCTGTCCACGACGGCCGCTCAACATATTCAGATAACCGCTGGAATGGTGAAGCGTACTCAACAACTTACCGCCACACTTGAACGCAGTAATCACATTCAAGTCAAAATTCTTATAAGCCACACGCGTACTAAAACCTCCCTGGAATTTAGACTCTAAACTCATGATCTGACGGTCTTCCGGTCCGATAGCACGTACAGGAGTACCGTCCGCATTGTAATCGTCGGTATATTTCACCTTGATCATACCTACATTACCACCCGGTTCAAGAATATCGAGATAAGGATCCCCTTCTTGCCACAAGCCGACATATTCATAATCAAAAATAGCGTCAATAGGATAGCCTACAAACCAGCCATTGCCTTCATCACGGTCTTTCTTTGATGCCAACTCAACCAGTTTATTGCGGTTGGCAGAAAGATTCAGACTGGCATCCCATGTCCATCCGTTATGATTGTCAAGAATCGTACCGTTTAATGTCAACTCAAAGCCCTTATTCTCGGTTTTACCCACATTGGCCATGTAGCTACCTACACCTGATGTAGAAGGTAAGTTCACGTTCTGCAACAAATCATGTGTCTTCTGGATGTAGTATTCGAAAGTACCGGACAAGCGACCATTGAACAAAGTGAAATCCAAACCTACGTTCCATGTGGAAGAATATTCCCAGCCCAACATCGCATTGGGCATTTCTGATACGTAATATCCCGTAGCAAAATTAGTAGGTCCGAAGTTATAAGGACGTGTATTCAGTCTACCCAATGTCTTATAAGGATCTACAGCCTGATTGGAAGTCTCACCATAACCTACACGCAATTTCAATATATCCAGCCACTCTATACCATCCATAAAGGCTTCGTTACGAATATTCCAACCGGCAGATACAGCCGGATAAGTATGCCATTGATGACCTTTTGCCAAACGTGAAGAAGCATCCGAACGAACCGTTGCCATCAACATATAACGATTATCATAAGTGTACATCGCACGCCCCATCCATGACATCAAACCTGTCTTTTGATAATTCCAGTTACTCGGATTTACAGTAATAGTACCTTCAGCACGACCAATATTGTAGTACTGGAAATACTCTGCCGGAATATCCCGACCTGCCACATGAGAACGCGTATAAACAGTTTGTTCGGCTGAATACATTCCAATGACGTTGAATTGGTGTTTTCCGATAGTGCGGTCGTAAGTCAGCAAGTTTTCAACCGCCCAGTTCGTTGTTTCCGAATGTGCCAATGCTGCAGTAGAGGGGGCATCGGGCGCCGTATTGTTAATGCCGTAACCGGTAAACTCACCCTGCTTGGTGGAACGATAGTTTAAACCAAGGTTCATACGATACTTCAATCCTTTTATCCAAGGACATTGAACTTCCGCAAAAAGGTTGTTATAAGTACCGAATCCTTTACTTTCGTTCAACCATTTCTCTTCCAAATTCTCTACAACATCGCGAGTCATCACGAATGCCTCATCCTGACTGTTATATTTTACAGTACGCTTCAAAGTACCGTCTTCGTTATACGGATTGGCTATAGGAGAAACAGACAATACGCCATACAGACCGATGTTGTTGCCTTTAGTCACATTGTAATTGCTGTTTGTGGTAAGGCCAAAACGGAAGTATTTACCTACACCTTGATCGAACGAACCACGCAATGAATAACGGGTATAATTCTGTGTAGGAATCACACCTTGATCTTTGTAGTATGCACCACCAAAACTGTAGTTTCCACCTTGCGTACCACCTGAAATATTAACATCATGGCTGGTAACAAAACCATTACGGTACATCAGATCCTGCCAATCGGTATTGACATCATCCGATTCATCCATAGAATTCTCAAATTTACCTGCATATTTACGCATTTCAGCAAACTTTTCACCGTTCATCATAGGATATTTGGAGAATACCTTTTTCAAACCTACATAACCATTATATGATACTTTGGCAGGAGCACCGGTCACACCTTTATGAGTTGTAATAAGGATAACACCATTGGCACCGCGCGAACCATAAATAGCCGTTGAAGAAGCATCTTTTAAAATATCCATACTCTTGATGTCGCTGGGATTGATATCGGTAAGGCTACCCATAAACGGTATTCCATCCAACACAATCAACGGGTCGTTAGTAGCACTCAAAGAACGTGTACCACGAATACGTATCTGCATAGTGGCACCCGGACGAGAAGATGTCTGTGACATATCCACGCCGGCAATACGGTTTTGCAGAGCATAAGATACATCAGCGGCAGGTACTTCACGCAATTTGTCGCCGCCTACAGATGCAATAGATCCCGTTACATCCGACTTGCGTGCCGTACCATAACCAATTACAACAACTTCTTCCAATGCTTTGGAGTCTTCTTTCAGTATAACCTTAAGTTCGGTTTCATTTTCTACCGGAATTTCCTGCGTCACATATCCTATATAAGAAATTACGAGCGTAGCTCCTTTCTGCACTGAAAGCGAGAATTTACCATCCAAATCAGTAATCACGCCGTTTGTAGTACCTTTTTCAGTCACATTAGCTCCGATAATCGATTCACTCGCATTATCATTTACTACACCTTGCACCCGGATACTTTGTGCAAAACCCCACGAGGGTATTACACTAAGTAAGAACAATAGTACCAAAGGTTTAAAATAAGAATTAGTGTTTTTCATAAAAACATTTTTTTGATTTAAATTACCATTAATTAAAAATACAAGTTCACGCATTAAGATTCGTCTTTTATGTCTTCATACACATTAATTTATAGGTTAAACATATTTTACTATTCACGACATAGTTTTTTGCATTAAAAAACTTCTCGAAGACAAAACTATATAATAAAAAACAAATGCAAGAAAACAAATAATACACATATTTTCCTCCACGTAACATAGTACCAGTAATATGTTACATAATCGTTAATATAGGTTACTCGCAACATAGAAAGTCAGTATTAGCCAGTCATTTAATAGCTATTTACCCAATTTATCCATCAAAATCCGCCATAATCTTCCGTTTGCTCAATGACGGCTCAATAATTACACTAAATTTGCAGTCGAAAACCGTACCCGA from Bacteroides sp. MSB163 includes:
- a CDS encoding TonB-dependent receptor, with amino-acid sequence MKNTNSYFKPLVLLFLLSVIPSWGFAQSIRVQGVVNDNASESIIGANVTEKGTTNGVITDLDGKFSLSVQKGATLVISYIGYVTQEIPVENETELKVILKEDSKALEEVVVIGYGTARKSDVTGSIASVGGDKLREVPAADVSYALQNRIAGVDMSQTSSRPGATMQIRIRGTRSLSATNDPLIVLDGIPFMGSLTDINPSDIKSMDILKDASSTAIYGSRGANGVILITTHKGVTGAPAKVSYNGYVGLKKVFSKYPMMNGEKFAEMRKYAGKFENSMDESDDVNTDWQDLMYRNGFVTSHDVNISGGTQGGNYSFGGAYYKDQGVIPTQNYTRYSLRGSFDQGVGKYFRFGLTTNSNYNVTKGNNIGLYGVLSVSPIANPYNEDGTLKRTVKYNSQDEAFVMTRDVVENLEEKWLNESKGFGTYNNLFAEVQCPWIKGLKYRMNLGLNYRSTKQGEFTGYGINNTAPDAPSTAALAHSETTNWAVENLLTYDRTIGKHQFNVIGMYSAEQTVYTRSHVAGRDIPAEYFQYYNIGRAEGTITVNPSNWNYQKTGLMSWMGRAMYTYDNRYMLMATVRSDASSRLAKGHQWHTYPAVSAGWNIRNEAFMDGIEWLDILKLRVGYGETSNQAVDPYKTLGRLNTRPYNFGPTNFATGYYVSEMPNAMLGWEYSSTWNVGLDFTLFNGRLSGTFEYYIQKTHDLLQNVNLPSTSGVGSYMANVGKTENKGFELTLNGTILDNHNGWTWDASLNLSANRNKLVELASKKDRDEGNGWFVGYPIDAIFDYEYVGLWQEGDPYLDILEPGGNVGMIKVKYTDDYNADGTPVRAIGPEDRQIMSLESKFQGGFSTRVAYKNFDLNVITAFKCGGKLLSTLHHSSGYLNMLSGRRGQVDVDYWTEENTNAKYPKPGGIQSGDNPKYGSTLGYFDASYWKVRTITLGYNMDNQRWLKQLGVQGLRAYVTIQNPFVICSPFHKETGLDPETNSYGDENVAVVGFQRRFLTVGTNSPSTRNYLFGINLTF